gtagaagGAAGgacttatcttattatattaatactctTAATAATTATCACCTATTCCTGATTATCTAGCTAAATAAGATAAGGTTTTCCAGGTATATTAGCTTTTATAACTACTTTAGAGATAGCTAAAATACCTAttataaagtctattttattaaaattaaagatatctttattctaaATTCTATACTctatttaaattttttatagctaCTTAAACTATACTCTAATAGCTCTAGGATCCTTGTATTTAGCTCGCTGGTAATTATATCTTTGTATAAAGTAACTCTTaatctctaaatattttttagtaaAGGTTATAGTCTAGTTCTTActtagagatatatatccagGCGGgttatctatttataaaataagattagttatttctattatCTAAGATAATCTAAGAGctgctttatatatatctttagatattatctattttattaagatctttttttAAGTTTTAGATAGCCTATAAGAGTTGGTATATTACTCTActtaatattactagtttTATAGTTAATCCCGGAGTATAGaaagagatatattaaaaatctctactatataataagtacttaatattttattttttttaaagtagAAATAATAAGTAGAATCCTCCTCTCTTACTCTACTAAATTTTAAGATATCTGATATTATCTTAGTAGTATAGTAGttatttaaattactttagtatcttaatatatagatttttaataaggTATGTGACTTAGgtagaatatataatttagttaggaattatattagtactaaCAGctctctattaatattattaattaatatatttaggAGGCTAAGCTCCTAGatagtttttttaagaataaaaatattaaaaaaaaatttagatataatatttatataataaagtagctACCAGTcctattaatatatatataaatatagatttaataaattttttttcatttaattataatttatattattatagatctatatatagatatcctatatataatatagcttttttagaataaaaaaagatatctatttttatagctaGCTATTATTTAGGCTAgttataatcttaataaatatattattaaaatctaatcTAACCtatctaaaaatatctaaaaaataattattagataattttattattattatattattattattattattagtgAAGTagctataattattatattaattttctttATCTTTAGTTTAgctatctttattagtaattattcttattataattattactaGTCTAAAAGACTAgctattttatctttatttattctaGAAATCTTAAGTAGttctctatattatatataaaactattatatataataaacccttttatagtatttctaaataaaatataaaatctagataggtatataatagtaaattttaattagcttttctttaataaaatctatttttattataagatctATAGAGATAGTCtatctattaaattaatttttaaagatttttaatttattatatatcttaggatttatttattatctatctaGTTATGTGTATAGAATAATCAgccagaataaaatataaaaatactataataaataatattaataataaattaatattttagattaaatactatagtagtatatctatatttaaatcttaaattatataacttaaaaagtttaatattttataattatatctaggAATCTTCCAGGTACTAGTACtgtataataaaattaataaataaaaaaaaataagattaagtTTAACTTatctagtaattaaaatagaataaagaagtaagatttataaaaaaataaattaattattttatttaattttttagcAGGCCTCTAGTAgataagattaattaataaaaataattcttacTTACTActagatttaaaaataattctgataaatagtatagtaactagtatatagaataatagttTAGATttctatagtatactagaggattttataagtatatgTAGCTAAAAAGCATGGAATAGATGCCACTCCAGCGGGTACTATTTCATTAGGCCTCCGGCGGgtaagattaataaaaataacccttatttactactaaatttaaaaataattctagtagatagtatagtaactagtatataaaataatagtctaGATCCCTATAGTATACTAAAGAATTTTATAAGCATACACAGCtgaaaaatatagaatagataccACTCCAGCGGGTACTATAGTATTAGGGACTACACTATTACTAGTCTGTCTCCAGAATAAgtagttataaaaatatatctaagccctttaaatatatagttctaAGCCTTTCTGAACTCCAGTATAACGAACCCCGGTTCAGTCTCCGGAATTCCTTCAAATGTTACTTTCAATCCTGCCAGCTTGGCCATCTGGCGCCACTCTAGGGAAGTTCGTTCTCGTCCACCATACAATAATATCATCGCTGCGTGGAAGGCCGCCAtgtccttttcttttctaccCTCATGCACCAGGATCCGCGAGTATGGTGCCATTACTTCAGCCACACGCTGTAAGAGACGAACCGCGTTGAGATCTGGGAGGTTATGGAGGATGCAAGACATATTGTAAACCAGGGCGCTCTTGACTGGCTGCGGGCTACTCTCATCACTGTAATGCCAGCGGGTTAAAGTGACCCCAGGCACATCATCAAGGTCATCCTCAAATTCCTCGACCACCAGATCTTCTTTCTGGAGTTGTGGGAAGGCAGCTTTAAACTGAAGGAATACATcgcctcttccaccaccgaTGTCCACAATCTTGGTTGATGTGGATGGGCCGCCTTCTAGGAGCACAGCGCCCATATCATACCCTACCGACTCGAGACGCTCAGGTACAGTCATGAGTGCACCAAATTTCCGGCCATAAAGCTGTTGAAGCTATCCATACGACCCTCAGCGGCCATGATGGCATATGTATTCATCTTCTTGTACTCCTCTCTCCCCATGAGCCCATATGCATACTGCACTGGTGTCTCATTCCCCTGGAAAGGGTATGCAAAGTTTTCGGCTTTGAGTTTTCGCATCAAAAATGACGCGGCGAAGATAACCTCCGTGGTACTTCCTCTAATTAGCGCAGAAATTAAGCAATGGCCAGGGTCTCACAAGTGAATTCCCCCATGTACCGCTGAGGGAGTCGAGCCCAGGTGTCGAGTAAGGTCATTTGCGGCATATAGACCCTCTTCAACTACTTCTAGCAGACCCAGTCCACCCATGGCTAGTAACGTGTCATCTGGAGTTGTCAGCTAGAGAACAAAATATGTAGTCATCTCCATAACCAACCAATGAGTTGTAGAGCTGACCAATCAAGGACTGTTAGCAGTGAGCTGTAACGTTTGTGGAACAGCGTAGCCTTACGTGGTACAGAATTCAGGGCACCATCAGTAACTCTGGCTTGACAGACATCCAGAACGTCCCGTGCGGAAAGGGACTCATCACCGTTCCCAATAATACTGAAGAGATCAAGGTGCGCAGCGACCGGGAAAAAGCCGAGTAACGCGGGCTAAGACCCGTCAGTCATGAGAATAAAGTATCAGAGTAGACAGATACGCCATACCGTTGTCAATATACGGGTAACCTTACCACCCACTGGGATCGGGGCCATGGTTCAAACTGTATAACGTTTGGCCCTGGATGCTTACTAATGGGGATCTTTCGTGGGATCCTTTGGGAGACGACAGATTATATCGGCGAGAGTAAGTGGTGAGCAGCATCGCGATACAAGTACGAAGCCCTCCGAAGCCCAAGACTTGGGTAAAAAGAACAACCCATTTATTTCATGTAAGGGTTAGGGAGTTCAGTGCGGTCTGTAATGCGTACTAAGGCCGATAGTAGATAAGTTTCAATGATATGTATTGCAAGAAATGCAAGGATAGCTTAGTCAAGTTCCTTAAACGCAAGGGTGTACGCACACAAGATATCTGTAAGGGATTGCATTCCTGACCCTGGACATCTTCCCAACATGTATTCTGGGTTGCGACATGTATTCGACGCTTTGAATAGTCTGCGTAGCTTTATATAGCACATACACGCTATCGCATACCAGCCCACTTCCAGAGGCCCAACTGTCAGCCATCTCATAATCCTAGACATGCAAATGCCCACGCTAATGGTCACACCCCAACTTACCGGTGAGCTTGTGTTTGCCCTTTCCCTAGTTATGGAGACTTTTGGGAATATACATCTGACCAGATCCATGAGATCGCGAAATACAACGCCAAGGTACTCAATGGCATTGCGTCCTACAAAGGTTGCGCGATGTCCCGGGATTGTTAGCTAGGGTAACCCGGCCTGGTTTGGGCAGTCTGTGAGGAGGACCTGAACACCGAACAGGTCAAGCGGGCAACGGAATTTGGTCTGATTCCCGAGCTGAAAAGCAATATTATGTAGGATCCTTATACTAGCTGGGGATAGCTCTTTCCTTGTCGGTATCACTTGGGCGGGTGGACTTCTGAGGCACGTCAGTAATATAAAGCCCTTAAGGAAGTTTAGTGTATTAGGTACCCATTtggctttatatatttatcacATCTTTAAAGGAATACGCTTTGAAAGCTGGACCAACAAAGTGAACTCGCGAGGGTAACTGACTTCATATAGAGCCAAGCTCCCTAAGTGTATCCTCAAATAAATGATTAATTACGTCTGGTTCTGCTGTAGCCTTGACCTCCCATTTCTCATCTGGCGCTCTCCTTTTAGGCAACACAACGAACATGCCTCCCACCCCTATATCTGCCACCCGCATATCCATTGGGTAGCCCAGATGGTCACCAAAATCAACATGATAGGTTCCCATATCCCGCCAGCTTGTAACCAAAATATCCATTGAGTTATATGCAATTGTCTTAGGAGACATGGGTTCGTTAATATAGGACAATACACGCCTTACATTGTCGCTGTCCATGGTATTAAGCCTTTGTCGGACACTGAGTGCAGCACAAGCGAGACCTATATAGCACTCTCCGCGTTTGCTGTTCATTGATATGACTGAGTTTGGGCATAGGTCATCAGTGAACTCGCCATGGTCACCACTAGCACCAAGGAGCAGTAACTTGTTAGGAACCGGCTGTCGGACAGGGAGAATAGCATTGCCTAAGAAGCTGGAAGGGAGCGGTGGCTCGATCCGATTTCGGATATTGACTGTGAAAGAGATACCACCTGATGATTTCTGAGCGCTATTATCTGGTTGACTCCAATCATGCAATGGTTGAGCCCCCGCAAACAGTCGCGCATTGTTGAAACTCATCCATGCCAGAGCCACCACAATATCATTGCTTGAAACCCAAGAAACGTCTGCATAAGCGTTTCGGAGACTGGGGAGTGCCCCGATAATCCTGTTCACATTGGACTTGATGCCCTGGACTATCCTTCCCTCCAAGGCAAACGTGCGTGTCGACAGCGAGCCTCTGGACGCCGACACGACAGACCCTAGACCCTCTACAGGCTGGGATGACACTGAGCTGCAGATGAATTCGTCATTTTCGTCTTTGTACTTCTGCAGCTCTCTAGGAGGCGCTGTGCAGTCGTCCAGCCATGCCCGCGTAGTTAGTTGCACGTCGGAGGGTATTCCAACAGACAAGGGGATAGGGTTATCTGATTTGGCCGAACGACAACAAGCCCCAAATTCCCGCAATAGAATGCCGAGCCCAGTTCCGTCAATGACACCATGATTAACGGCAAACCCAAGAATGACACCATCTTTCAAAGCATTAATTTGTAGACGGAAAATAGGTGCTGGTGTCGTCAGAACCGGATTAAAGGACAATGGTAAATGAGACGGATCGGCTACTGCCCCGTTTGCAGCGTGGCTGGTGGGAAATACATCTCTGTACGATGCGGCCAGGTATTGGATGTGTGTAATAATCGACAGATTGCCCCCTTCAACATAAGGCAGTATCTCGAGACATGCTTTTCCTTCCTCAGACTGTCCACCATAACCAACGTGACCTAACAGGAAAGGTACAGTTGATTCCAGGAGCAATGTACCGGCTTTTAGCTGATTGATTGTGGCCGTAACATCGTCAACGGGAAATATGAGCGTAAATAGGATGTATGTAGGTGGCATAATCTGGTCAAGTCGGCTTAGGCGCCCTGGGTTGGGGGGTAACATTCTGCCACGAGAACTCTTGGTGGGACGGTCAACGAAAATGATATTGCTATCTATATTAATCGGGGTGCGTCAATGGCTATTTAAACTGTACTGTCGCGGAGGGGCGGAGGACACTATCAAATACCGGCAAGAGAACAGAAGCCGCGTCAGTATGGTACACATCGAATAAACTATACTGGCCAGTGAAATTAACAGAGGCAATTATCTGTTGGTTTTCGGCTAAATTACTGCTAAGTGCCGACCAATAGTATGCAACAAGTAAACCACATCTCTGCTACTAGAGTTAGTCTCCTAGTTTATCATCTCACCATTTGTGACTTGGCTCGTATACCCTGCGCTGCCTCATTGGAGTAAAGAcagatatataataatacaaTTACTGACCGTTTGTAGGTAATGTTTTTTGGTCCGAGAATTGCTATCTATCGATACCAAGGCCGCGATGAATAAGGCAAGGGTTATAAAATGAACACCATCCCTTTAATTGTCCAGCGCATGCGAAGCGGGATGGGGTCCATGTGCTCTAGACTCAAGGATCAGGTTGGGGCAGCTTCCAGCTTTCAAATTGGTGGGTGCCTCGTGCACCCTTATCCTGGTTTGGTTAGGAGTTATGGAATCCAAAGGATAACTATATAacattttttttaataatgaATCAGGCATCCTTTCAACCCTCGACTGCAAGGTTGCTAACTTCACAAATTTGGGACTGGCCATTTCTGCCGTCGGTAAGGTGACTTGTACGACAAATGAACATGCTGATGTGATGCTCCTTACTTATATAACACTGCGCAGGAGTACACAGGGACAATTCAGCCACCAAATTACTGTATAAAGTCAACCCAAATCACTAACCAGTTTAGGCAGCCGGATTTCCATAATCACTGTCGCGATACTCAACTATTTGTGCACCTGCTGTGTAACATGGACCCTGATTGGCTGCATTTGAGACATGATCAGCTACGATGTGGCTATTGTCTATTAACAGTGTGTCATAAACTTGAATTACATTTGCATCTCCTGCCCAAGTGCAGAGCATCGGCCGTAGTATCAGGTGTTTGTGCATGACTTGGTCCCAGTGCAGAGAGTCAACAAATACTCGTGATGCGTGACCTAAGGGCCATTACAATGAATCATTCGGACCTCCTGTCATGGGCTCTCCTCATCCCTCCCTGTCTCCTGGGCTTTCTGGTGTCAACATAAACACCGCGCCTGAAACACTGTTGTCTCTTATTCTCGCGGCCTCTTTGTCCAGGATCCAATCTTAGTCTGGAGAGCTCCTGGC
This sequence is a window from Aspergillus puulaauensis MK2 DNA, chromosome 6, nearly complete sequence. Protein-coding genes within it:
- a CDS encoding uncharacterized protein (COG:S;~EggNog:ENOG410Q2VS;~InterPro:IPR029063,IPR001077;~PFAM:PF00891;~SMCOG1042:O-methyltransferase;~antiSMASH:Cluster_6.1;~go_function: GO:0008171 - O-methyltransferase activity [Evidence IEA]), producing the protein MAPIPVGGKVTRILTTPALLGFFPVAAHLDLFSIIGNGDESLSARDVLDVCQARVTDGALNSVPRKATLFHKRYSSLLTVLDWSALQLIDDTLLAMGGLGLLEVVEEGLYAANDLTRHLGSTPSAVHGGIHFTTEVIFAASFLMRKLKAENFAYPFQGNETPVQYAYGLMGREEYKKMNTYAIMAAEGRYDMGAVLLEGGPSTSTKIVDIGGGRGDVFLQFKAAFPQLQKEDLVVEEFEDDLDDVPGVTLTRWHYSDESSPQPVKSALVYNMSCILHNLPDLNAVRLLQRVAEVMAPYSRILVHEGRKEKDMAAFHAAMILLYGGRERTSLEWRQMAKLAGLKVTFEGIPETEPGFVILEFRKA
- a CDS encoding uncharacterized protein (COG:S;~EggNog:ENOG410PY96;~InterPro:IPR023213,IPR003480;~PFAM:PF02458;~antiSMASH:Cluster_6.1;~go_function: GO:0016747 - transferase activity, transferring acyl groups other than amino-acyl groups [Evidence IEA]), with amino-acid sequence MLPPNPGRLSRLDQIMPPTYILFTLIFPVDDVTATINQLKAGTLLLESTVPFLLGHVGYGGQSEEGKACLEILPYVEGGNLSIITHIQYLAASYRDVFPTSHAANGAVADPSHLPLSFNPVLTTPAPIFRLQINALKDGVILGFAVNHGVIDGTGLGILLREFGACCRSAKSDNPIPLSVGIPSDVQLTTRAWLDDCTAPPRELQKYKDENDEFICSSVSSQPVEGLGSVVSASRGSLSTRTFALEGRIVQGIKSNVNRIIGALPSLRNAYADVSWVSSNDIVVALAWMSFNNARLFAGAQPLHDWSQPDNSAQKSSGGISFTVNIRNRIEPPLPSSFLGNAILPVRQPVPNKLLLLGASGDHGEFTDDLCPNSVISMNSKRGECYIGLACAALSVRQRLNTMDSDNVRRVLSYINEPMSPKTIAYNSMDILVTSWRDMGTYHVDFGDHLGYPMDMRVADIGVGGMFVVLPKRRAPDEKWEVKATAEPDVINHLFEDTLRELGSI